The Polyangium aurulentum genomic interval GCGTGCATCGACGCGGTGGGCATGGAGGCGCACGGCACGGGCATCGATTACGCCTACGACCGCGTGAAGCAGGCCGTGATGCTCGAGACCGACAGGCCCACGGCGCTGCGGCAGGCGATCATGGCGTGCCGCAAGGGCGGCACCGTCTCGATCATGGGCGTCTACGGCGGCGTCGTCGACAAGTTCCCCCTGGGCGCCGCGATGAACAAGGGGCTCACGCTGCGCATGGGCCAGCAGCACGGGCAGAAGTACATCCCGCGGCTGCTCGAGCACATCCGCAAGGGCGAGCTCGATCCGAGCTACCTCATCACGCACCGCGTGCGCCTCGAGGAAGGCCAGCAGGCCTACGACATGTTCAAGAAGAAGGTCGACGGCTGCGTGCGCGCCGTCTTCCTGCCGGCTGCGGCGTAGGGCTCGCCCCGCGCTGTCCATCGACGGCCCGAGCGTCCCCGTGTTCTGGACGCTCGGGCCGTTCGTCATGCTCCCCGTGCGATCGGATCGACGTGACACGCGGGCCCGCTCGGGGTACGAGGGCACCGATGGCGCCTTCGCGCGCCTGCATTCTCACGACGAGGAGCTCTCGACATGTCTGGCAATCGTCGATCCCCCACGCCCCCTGCGATCGATACCACGGATCTGACGGCTCGCACCGGCTCTGGATATCCCGCGCCCCATCATGAACCGATGCAAGGGCGGGTGAAGCGGGTGATCGGCAATGCCCTCGGCCTGACCAATTTCGGCGTGAACCTCGTGCACCTGGCCCCTGGGGCGTGGTCCTCGCAGCGCCACTGGCACACGCGCGAGGACGAGATGATCTACGTGCTCGAGGGCGAGGTCACGTTGATCACCGACGCCGGCGAGCAGGTGCTCGAGCCTGGAATGGCCGCGGGGTTTCCGGCCGGCAAGCCCGACGGGCATCACCTCGTGAATCGCTCGGACAAGGTGGCGGTCTTCCTCGAGATAGGCGACCGCAAGGAAGACGAGCACGTGTATTACAGCGATATCGACCTGGAGGTGCGCGTCGTGGATGGCCGGGCCGTCTACACGCGCAAGAACGGCGAGCCCGTGGAGCGGTGAGTGGAGCGGTGAGCGCCGCTGCTTGCGCGGTGCTAGAGTGCGCGCCCCCGTCGGCCCGCGGCGCGCGGGCCGGCCTCCCGAAGGAGATTGCCATGTCCGACCATTACCATGATCCCGAAGATCTGAACCTCCTCAAGGACCTGCGCACGCTCGCCCCCACCGAGTTCAAGGGCTACGTCGAGCTCAACAAGATCGTCGGTCGCGAGGACGGCGCGATCCCGCAGAAGTATCGCGAGCTCATCGCGCTCGCGGTGTCGTGCACGACGCAATGCCCCTATTGCCTCGACGTGCACGCGAAGAAGGCGAAGGAGGCGGGCGCCACGCGCGAGGAGGTCGCCGAGGCGAGCCTCATCGCCGCCGCCCTGCGCGCCGGCGCCGCCGTCACGCACGGGCTGCTCGCGCTCAAGCTGTTCGACAAGGCCTGATCGTCCCCGCCCGGCGCTCGCCGGGCCAAAGGAGTGGACGAACCGGCTCGCCAGCACATCAGGCTGGGTAGGAGAAACCATGAAC includes:
- a CDS encoding cupin domain-containing protein, which gives rise to MSGNRRSPTPPAIDTTDLTARTGSGYPAPHHEPMQGRVKRVIGNALGLTNFGVNLVHLAPGAWSSQRHWHTREDEMIYVLEGEVTLITDAGEQVLEPGMAAGFPAGKPDGHHLVNRSDKVAVFLEIGDRKEDEHVYYSDIDLEVRVVDGRAVYTRKNGEPVER
- a CDS encoding carboxymuconolactone decarboxylase family protein; the protein is MSDHYHDPEDLNLLKDLRTLAPTEFKGYVELNKIVGREDGAIPQKYRELIALAVSCTTQCPYCLDVHAKKAKEAGATREEVAEASLIAAALRAGAAVTHGLLALKLFDKA